From one Nitrospira sp. genomic stretch:
- a CDS encoding SDR family oxidoreductase: MTRCAVITGAAGLIGQYVVRSATRWVPGWEVRSLSRADLDLTDQGAVEQVWQALNPSAVIHCAALSRTKDCESDPQQARRINVEATAHLACRSEKIPFVFLSSGEVFDGRAGWYRETDDPNPINVYGQTKLEAEQRVLQNPRHTVVRIVLTAGTSLNGDRSFVEDMSRVAKSGKTMTLYGDEFRCPLPAGVIARAVWELVNREASGLYHLGGRDRLSRWEIGQALLAWYPELQGHLIEGASTDHTGAPRPPDLSLNCEKIQALLSFPIPGFREWLQDRMQQEGDLWDYESTLA, from the coding sequence ATGACACGGTGTGCCGTGATTACCGGAGCAGCGGGGTTGATCGGACAGTACGTTGTCAGGAGTGCCACTCGATGGGTTCCCGGGTGGGAGGTGCGTAGCCTTAGCCGGGCTGATCTAGATCTGACAGACCAGGGAGCTGTCGAGCAGGTCTGGCAGGCCCTCAACCCAAGCGCGGTCATTCATTGTGCGGCGTTGAGCCGAACAAAGGATTGTGAAAGCGATCCGCAGCAGGCCCGACGCATCAATGTCGAAGCCACGGCGCATCTCGCTTGCCGCTCCGAGAAGATCCCCTTTGTCTTCCTGTCGAGCGGCGAAGTCTTTGATGGACGGGCTGGGTGGTATCGAGAGACGGATGACCCCAATCCGATCAATGTCTATGGTCAAACCAAGCTTGAAGCTGAACAGCGAGTGCTGCAGAATCCAAGACATACAGTGGTGCGCATTGTGCTGACGGCGGGCACCTCGCTGAATGGTGATCGGAGTTTTGTCGAAGATATGAGTCGGGTGGCCAAGAGTGGCAAAACCATGACGCTCTATGGCGACGAGTTCCGATGCCCCTTGCCGGCTGGGGTGATTGCGAGGGCGGTCTGGGAATTAGTGAATCGAGAGGCCTCGGGTCTCTATCACTTAGGTGGTCGAGATCGACTATCTCGGTGGGAAATCGGTCAGGCACTGCTGGCCTGGTATCCTGAGCTGCAGGGGCATCTCATTGAAGGGGCATCCACCGATCATACGGGTGCGCCGCGACCACCAGATCTGTCCTTGAATTGTGAGAAGATCCAGGCGCTCCTGTCGTTTCCCATTCCGGGCTTCCGTGAGTGGTTACAGGACCGGATGCAGCAAGAGGGCGACCTGTGGGATTATGAGTCAACCTTGGCATAA